Proteins encoded in a region of the Streptomyces violaceoruber genome:
- the hflX gene encoding GTPase HflX, producing MTSSSSPSQDTKRLAQTYPEGLRADALMEEDVAWNRGNDSQWDGEQFDRSDRAALRRVAGLSTELEDVTEVEYRQLRLERVVLVGVWTSGTVQDAENSLAELAALAETAGALVLDGVVQRRDKPDAATYIGSGKAEELRDVVLHTGADTVICDGELSPGQLIHLEDVVKVKVIDRTALILDIFAQHAKSREGKAQVALAQMQYMLPRLRGWGQSLSRQMGGGKGGGLATRGPGETKIETDRRRIREKMAKMRREIAEMKTGREIKRQERKRHKVPSVAIAGYTNAGKSSLLNRLTGAGVLVENALFATLDPTVRRAETPSGRLYTLADTVGFVRHLPHHLVEAFRSTMEEVGDSDLILHVVDGSHPVPEEQLAAVREVIRDVGATDVPEIVVINKADMADPLVLQRLLRIEKRAIAVSARTGQNIDQLLALIDNELPRPSVEIEALVPYTHGKLVARAHDEGEVISEEHTPEGTLLKVRVHEELAAELAPYVPAPLA from the coding sequence ATGACCTCCTCTTCTTCCCCCTCCCAGGACACCAAGCGTCTCGCGCAGACCTATCCCGAGGGCCTCCGGGCCGATGCCCTGATGGAAGAGGACGTCGCCTGGAACCGCGGAAACGACTCGCAGTGGGACGGCGAGCAGTTCGACCGCTCCGACCGCGCTGCCCTGCGCCGCGTGGCGGGCCTGTCCACCGAGCTCGAGGACGTCACCGAGGTCGAGTACCGCCAGCTCCGTCTGGAGCGGGTCGTCCTCGTCGGCGTCTGGACCTCGGGCACCGTGCAGGACGCGGAGAACTCCCTGGCCGAGCTGGCCGCCCTCGCGGAGACGGCGGGTGCGCTCGTGCTCGACGGCGTCGTACAGCGCCGCGACAAGCCCGACGCCGCCACCTACATCGGCTCCGGCAAGGCCGAGGAGCTGCGGGACGTCGTGCTCCACACGGGTGCGGACACCGTCATCTGCGACGGTGAGCTGAGCCCGGGACAGCTGATCCACCTCGAGGACGTCGTCAAGGTCAAGGTCATCGACCGCACCGCCCTGATCCTGGACATCTTCGCCCAGCACGCCAAGTCCCGAGAGGGCAAGGCGCAGGTCGCGCTCGCGCAGATGCAGTACATGCTGCCGCGGCTGCGCGGCTGGGGTCAGTCGCTGTCCCGGCAGATGGGCGGCGGCAAGGGCGGCGGCCTCGCCACCCGCGGTCCCGGTGAGACCAAGATCGAGACGGACCGGCGCCGGATCCGCGAGAAGATGGCGAAGATGCGCCGGGAGATCGCGGAGATGAAGACCGGCCGCGAGATCAAGCGCCAGGAGCGCAAGCGCCACAAGGTGCCCTCCGTCGCCATCGCGGGCTACACCAACGCCGGCAAGTCCTCGCTGCTCAACCGCCTCACGGGCGCGGGCGTGCTGGTCGAGAACGCCCTGTTCGCGACCCTCGACCCGACCGTGCGCCGGGCCGAGACCCCCAGCGGGCGGCTGTACACCCTGGCCGACACCGTCGGCTTCGTCCGGCACCTGCCGCACCACCTGGTCGAGGCGTTCCGCTCCACGATGGAGGAGGTCGGCGACTCCGACCTGATCCTTCACGTGGTCGACGGTTCGCACCCCGTCCCGGAGGAGCAGCTGGCCGCCGTGCGCGAGGTGATCAGGGACGTCGGCGCCACCGACGTGCCCGAGATCGTCGTGATCAACAAGGCCGACATGGCCGACCCGCTGGTGCTCCAGCGGCTGCTGCGGATCGAGAAGCGGGCCATCGCCGTCTCGGCGCGCACCGGCCAGAACATCGACCAGCTGCTCGCCCTGATCGACAACGAGCTGCCGCGTCCCTCGGTCGAGATCGAGGCGCTCGTGCCGTACACCCACGGCAAGCTGGTGGCCCGCGCGCACGACGAGGGCGAGGTGATCTCCGAGGAGCACACCCCGGAGGGCACCCTGCTCAAGGTGCGGGTGCACGAGGAGCTGGCGGCGGAGCTCGCGCCGTACGTTCCGGCACCGCTCGCCTGA
- a CDS encoding aminotransferase class III-fold pyridoxal phosphate-dependent enzyme produces the protein MPGAPGTSGRVRTAGGRRAVAGSPYGGCAGAGGNAGPVVASEPAAGASTRAHTARVGAGQGRGLHEGAGQGSGMAGSGSGTGPGTGTGTGPGPGTGPGAGGRRSAPRRQAAREPAARTYARALPVVPVRARGLTIEGADGRRYLDCVSGAGTLALGHNHPVVLDAIRAVLDSGAPLHVMDLTTPVEDAFVTELLRTLPPGLADRARVRFCGPAGTAPVDAAVALARAATGRTRVVTVTDAVTDADETFLDDDHGGGPGRERPAGLLLEPVRSQAGVRPVPDGLVRRLRARAADRAVPLIVDETGTGVGRTGAYWAFEHSGVTPDVLVLAKAIGGSLPLAVVVHREDLGEPDRTAGAFRGNQLALAAGAATLAHVREHRLAEHAATLGGRMLTGLRALAAEFTCVGDVRGRGLMAGVELVAPDTAPDVTAHGARPGTAVRPGTAAHLATAVRRECLRRGLIVDVTGPRANVVRLLPPLIVTEEQMSAVLDRLADAVRAVDRDRPGGSVPLRGKRGPR, from the coding sequence ATGCCGGGAGCGCCCGGCACGTCGGGTCGGGTCCGGACGGCGGGAGGTCGACGAGCCGTGGCGGGATCCCCGTACGGAGGGTGCGCGGGCGCCGGCGGGAACGCCGGGCCGGTCGTGGCGAGCGAGCCCGCGGCCGGGGCGTCCACGAGGGCGCACACCGCGCGCGTGGGCGCTGGACAGGGGCGCGGCCTGCACGAGGGCGCTGGGCAGGGGAGCGGCATGGCAGGGTCAGGATCAGGAACAGGGCCAGGAACAGGAACAGGAACAGGGCCAGGGCCAGGAACAGGGCCGGGGGCCGGCGGGCGAAGGAGCGCTCCGAGGCGCCAGGCGGCGCGGGAACCGGCCGCGCGTACCTACGCGCGCGCCCTCCCGGTCGTACCCGTCCGCGCCCGGGGACTCACCATCGAGGGCGCCGACGGCCGCCGTTACCTGGACTGTGTCTCCGGCGCGGGCACCCTGGCCCTCGGCCACAACCACCCCGTCGTCCTCGACGCGATCCGTGCGGTCCTCGACTCGGGCGCCCCCCTGCACGTCATGGACCTCACCACACCGGTCGAGGACGCCTTCGTCACCGAGCTGCTGCGCACCCTGCCGCCGGGACTCGCCGACCGCGCGCGCGTGCGGTTCTGCGGCCCGGCCGGCACGGCCCCGGTCGACGCGGCCGTCGCGCTGGCCCGCGCCGCCACCGGGCGGACCCGGGTGGTCACCGTCACCGATGCCGTCACCGATGCCGACGAGACGTTTCTCGACGACGACCACGGCGGCGGGCCGGGAAGGGAGCGGCCTGCCGGACTCCTCCTGGAACCGGTCCGGAGCCAGGCCGGGGTGCGTCCGGTGCCGGACGGCCTGGTGCGGCGCCTGCGGGCCCGCGCGGCCGACCGTGCCGTCCCGCTCATCGTCGACGAGACCGGGACGGGCGTGGGCCGGACCGGCGCCTACTGGGCCTTCGAGCACAGCGGAGTCACGCCCGATGTGCTGGTCCTCGCCAAGGCGATCGGCGGCAGCCTCCCCCTGGCCGTGGTGGTCCACCGCGAGGACCTGGGCGAACCGGACCGTACGGCCGGCGCCTTCCGCGGCAACCAACTGGCCCTGGCCGCAGGAGCCGCCACCCTCGCCCACGTCCGCGAGCACCGGCTCGCCGAACACGCCGCCACGCTGGGCGGCCGGATGCTGACCGGACTGCGGGCCCTGGCCGCGGAGTTCACGTGCGTCGGCGATGTGCGCGGGCGGGGCCTGATGGCCGGTGTCGAACTGGTGGCGCCGGACACCGCGCCCGACGTCACCGCCCATGGCGCCCGCCCCGGCACCGCCGTCCGCCCCGGCACCGCCGCCCACCTCGCCACCGCCGTCCGCCGGGAGTGCCTGCGCCGCGGGCTGATCGTGGACGTCACGGGTCCGCGCGCGAACGTCGTACGGCTGCTGCCGCCGCTCATCGTGACCGAGGAGCAGATGTCCGCCGTCCTCGACCGACTCGCCGACGCCGTACGGGCGGTGGACCGCGACCGCCCCGGCGGCTCCGTCCCGTTACGCGGGAAGCGCGGCCCGAGATGA
- a CDS encoding M1 family metallopeptidase: MLHTPHPPTPRLRARARRRLRAVALLASAVSVCLVAASAPPTPLGVGDRLFPQLGNPGYDVAAYDLSFTYSGSNNEPLKAVTTIEVRTTADLDRINLDFAHGKVDSVEVDGDPAGFATAGEDLVVTPEDALDEGDWTRITVRHSSDPVYSEDRQGGWVRTADGLAMANQADVAHLVFPCNDHPSDKARFTFHITAPDGLTAVANGLPTRVDRTDGSTTWTYRSPHPMATELAQVSIGRSTVLHRAGPHGLPVRDVVPSEHRAALEPWLEKTPGQITWMEQKVGRYPFETYGLLMADATTGFELETQTLTLFERELFTEPAYPKWYVESIMVHELAHSWFGNSVSPATWSDLWLNEGHATWYEALYAEETADKTVAARMKAAYGASDRWRTAGGPPAAPKPPKNGSKTGIFRANVYDGAALVLYALRQEIGRPAFERVERAWVARNQDGTATTADFVRLASETSGRDLGGFFRAWLYGAKTPPMPGHPDWKQNPVEKAAGKQPAKASRNTHGE, encoded by the coding sequence ATGCTGCACACCCCTCACCCCCCGACTCCGCGACTCCGCGCACGCGCCCGGCGCCGGCTCAGGGCCGTGGCGCTGCTCGCCTCCGCCGTCTCCGTCTGCCTGGTCGCCGCGAGCGCCCCGCCGACCCCGCTGGGCGTCGGTGACCGCCTCTTCCCGCAGCTGGGCAACCCCGGGTACGACGTGGCGGCGTACGACCTCTCCTTCACCTACTCCGGCAGCAACAACGAGCCGCTGAAGGCCGTCACCACCATCGAGGTCCGGACGACCGCCGACCTGGACCGGATCAACCTCGACTTCGCCCACGGGAAGGTCGACTCGGTCGAGGTCGACGGCGACCCCGCCGGCTTCGCCACCGCGGGCGAGGACCTCGTCGTGACGCCCGAGGACGCGCTCGACGAGGGAGACTGGACGCGGATCACCGTGCGGCACAGCAGCGACCCGGTGTATTCCGAGGACCGTCAGGGCGGCTGGGTGCGCACCGCCGACGGCCTGGCCATGGCCAACCAGGCGGACGTCGCCCACCTGGTGTTCCCCTGCAACGACCATCCCTCCGACAAGGCGCGGTTCACCTTCCACATCACCGCCCCCGACGGGCTCACGGCCGTCGCGAACGGCCTGCCGACCCGCGTGGACCGCACGGACGGATCGACCACCTGGACCTACCGGAGCCCGCACCCCATGGCCACCGAACTGGCCCAGGTGTCCATCGGCCGCTCCACGGTGCTGCACCGCGCCGGGCCGCACGGACTGCCCGTCCGGGACGTGGTGCCGAGCGAGCACCGCGCGGCGCTCGAACCGTGGCTGGAGAAGACCCCCGGCCAGATCACGTGGATGGAGCAGAAGGTCGGGCGCTACCCCTTCGAGACGTACGGCCTGCTCATGGCCGACGCCACCACCGGCTTCGAACTCGAGACCCAGACACTCACCCTCTTCGAGCGGGAGCTGTTCACCGAGCCGGCCTACCCGAAGTGGTACGTCGAGTCGATCATGGTGCACGAGCTGGCCCACTCGTGGTTCGGCAACAGCGTCAGCCCGGCCACCTGGTCCGACCTGTGGCTCAACGAGGGCCACGCCACCTGGTACGAGGCGCTGTACGCGGAGGAGACCGCGGACAAGACCGTGGCGGCCCGTATGAAGGCCGCCTACGGGGCCTCCGACCGCTGGCGCACGGCGGGCGGACCGCCCGCCGCCCCCAAGCCGCCGAAGAACGGCAGCAAGACCGGGATCTTCCGCGCCAACGTCTACGACGGCGCCGCGCTCGTGCTCTACGCCCTGCGCCAGGAGATCGGCCGCCCCGCCTTCGAACGCGTCGAGCGCGCGTGGGTCGCCCGCAACCAGGACGGCACGGCGACGACCGCCGACTTCGTCCGGCTCGCCTCCGAGACCTCCGGCCGGGACCTGGGCGGCTTCTTCCGGGCCTGGCTGTACGGCGCGAAGACCCCGCCGATGCCCGGCCACCCGGACTGGAAGCAGAACCCCGTCGAGAAGGCCGCGGGGAAGCAGCCCGCCAAGGCGTCCCGGAACACACACGGGGAATAA
- a CDS encoding trypsin-like serine peptidase produces the protein MRSIRPSFSTRGNRRGRRGTSSAAAAVALVSALALTATACEDGDPEAGGDASASASAADDGNGGIRIPDDIKDKLKEHGIDVDDWKNGAWKNWNKDDWLREAQDFVNPIIEGLWDPDRMRDAEEPDQEVDENDISGDQGVTDPEPAPVEAEAVPAKYHDNAATAGKLLFDSPKGSMVCSATVVKDPAHPGKSNMVWTAGHCVHAGKSGGWYRNIAFVPSYNDADKSVEELQNATKEELAPYGVWWGDWAQTSDQWIEQGGATGGDGASYDFAVIHVTPEKGSGGKSLEETVGAALPVDFDAPAVPEIESMKAIGYPAAPPYDGQKLYQCQDKPGRLSLNASDPTMYRIGCTMTGGSSGGGWVAAGSDGKPALVSNTSIGPVTAGWLAGPRLGDEAKGVFDAVSGKFAGQ, from the coding sequence ATGCGATCCATACGGCCGTCGTTCAGCACGCGCGGAAACAGGCGCGGACGGCGCGGAACCTCCTCCGCGGCCGCCGCCGTGGCGCTCGTCTCGGCGCTCGCGCTCACCGCCACGGCGTGCGAGGACGGCGACCCCGAGGCGGGCGGCGACGCCTCGGCCTCCGCGTCCGCCGCGGACGACGGCAACGGCGGCATCCGGATCCCGGACGACATCAAGGACAAGCTCAAGGAACACGGGATCGACGTCGACGACTGGAAGAACGGCGCCTGGAAGAACTGGAACAAGGACGACTGGCTGCGCGAGGCGCAGGACTTCGTCAACCCGATCATCGAGGGCCTGTGGGACCCGGACCGGATGCGGGACGCCGAGGAGCCGGACCAGGAGGTCGACGAGAACGACATCTCCGGCGACCAGGGCGTCACCGACCCGGAGCCCGCGCCCGTCGAGGCGGAGGCCGTACCGGCCAAGTACCACGACAACGCCGCCACGGCCGGCAAGCTCCTCTTCGACTCCCCCAAGGGTTCGATGGTGTGCTCGGCGACGGTCGTGAAGGACCCGGCCCACCCCGGCAAGTCCAACATGGTGTGGACGGCCGGTCACTGCGTGCACGCGGGCAAGAGCGGCGGCTGGTACCGCAACATCGCCTTCGTCCCGTCGTACAACGACGCCGACAAGTCGGTGGAGGAGCTGCAGAACGCCACCAAGGAGGAGCTCGCTCCCTACGGTGTCTGGTGGGGCGACTGGGCGCAGACCTCGGACCAGTGGATCGAGCAGGGCGGCGCGACCGGTGGTGACGGCGCCTCGTACGACTTCGCCGTGATCCATGTGACGCCGGAGAAGGGCAGCGGCGGCAAGTCGCTGGAGGAGACGGTCGGCGCCGCGCTGCCGGTCGACTTCGACGCGCCCGCCGTGCCGGAGATCGAGAGCATGAAGGCGATCGGCTACCCGGCCGCGCCGCCGTACGACGGCCAGAAGTTGTACCAGTGCCAGGACAAGCCCGGACGGCTGTCGCTCAACGCCTCCGACCCGACGATGTACCGCATCGGCTGCACCATGACCGGCGGCTCGTCCGGTGGTGGCTGGGTCGCCGCCGGTTCCGACGGCAAGCCCGCGCTGGTCTCCAACACCTCCATCGGCCCGGTGACGGCCGGCTGGCTGGCCGGTCCGCGCCTGGGCGACGAGGCCAAGGGCGTGTTCGACGCGGTGAGCGGCAAGTTCGCCGGCCAGTGA
- a CDS encoding trypsin-like serine peptidase, producing MRSTPGSAAPRRGRRTALAAAGLVAALTLTATACGGSEQDEADTKPGGGTSEAADAGGTDGGGGGLAAGLANRLKEHGIDVDRWKDGGWKDWDEDKWLSEAKDFVNPVIEGLWEPERMKSAKEADKTVTTKDAAADQGATDPEPAPVEAVAEEKPYHENAAPVGKVFFDSPEGSMVCSGTVVKDVNHPGKSNLVWTAGHCVHAGGSGGWYRNIAFVPSYNDYGKSEAELANATTTEMAPYGTWWADWAATSDQWIKGGSESGGDGAAYDYSVLHVKPEQGGKSLEETVGAALEVDFSAPSATEVSSMGAWGYPAAAPYDGLEMFKCLDRPGRLSLSPSLPTMYRIGCTMTGGSSGGGWFRVVDGETKLVSNTSIGPLENTWLAGPQLGPSAEAMYQSMSKTYGGQ from the coding sequence ATGCGTTCCACACCTGGGTCCGCCGCGCCACGGCGCGGGCGGCGCACCGCACTCGCCGCCGCCGGTCTGGTCGCCGCGCTCACGCTGACCGCGACCGCCTGCGGCGGATCGGAGCAGGACGAGGCCGACACCAAGCCCGGCGGCGGCACCTCCGAGGCCGCCGACGCGGGCGGCACCGATGGCGGCGGGGGCGGGCTGGCGGCCGGCCTCGCGAACCGGCTCAAGGAGCACGGCATCGACGTCGACCGGTGGAAGGACGGCGGCTGGAAGGACTGGGACGAGGACAAGTGGCTCAGTGAGGCCAAGGACTTCGTCAACCCGGTGATCGAGGGCCTGTGGGAGCCGGAGCGGATGAAGTCCGCGAAGGAGGCCGACAAGACCGTCACCACCAAGGACGCCGCCGCCGACCAGGGTGCCACCGACCCGGAGCCGGCGCCCGTCGAGGCCGTGGCCGAGGAGAAGCCGTACCACGAGAACGCCGCTCCGGTGGGGAAGGTCTTCTTCGACTCCCCCGAGGGCTCGATGGTCTGCTCAGGCACGGTGGTCAAGGACGTGAACCACCCCGGGAAGTCCAACCTGGTGTGGACGGCGGGCCACTGCGTGCACGCGGGCGGCAGCGGCGGCTGGTACCGCAACATCGCCTTCGTCCCGTCGTACAACGACTACGGCAAGTCCGAGGCGGAACTGGCGAACGCGACGACCACCGAGATGGCGCCGTACGGCACTTGGTGGGCCGACTGGGCGGCGACCTCGGACCAGTGGATCAAGGGCGGTTCGGAGAGCGGCGGTGACGGGGCCGCGTACGACTACTCGGTGCTGCACGTGAAGCCCGAGCAGGGCGGCAAGTCGCTGGAGGAGACCGTCGGCGCCGCGCTGGAGGTGGACTTCTCCGCCCCGTCGGCGACCGAGGTGTCCAGCATGGGTGCCTGGGGCTACCCGGCGGCCGCGCCGTACGACGGCCTGGAGATGTTCAAGTGCCTCGACCGGCCCGGCCGGCTGTCGCTGAGCCCGTCGCTGCCGACGATGTACCGCATCGGCTGCACCATGACCGGCGGCTCGTCCGGCGGCGGTTGGTTCCGGGTGGTGGACGGCGAGACCAAGCTGGTCTCCAACACGTCGATCGGCCCGCTGGAGAACACCTGGCTGGCCGGACCGCAGCTAGGCCCGTCGGCCGAGGCGATGTACCAGAGCATGAGCAAGACGTACGGCGGTCAGTGA
- a CDS encoding IucA/IucC family protein — protein sequence MHTDPAPEPALAALEPAPAATSAPGTPAAPGPVAAPDAARDAAAESDGTPGTAPRLAPAHGVLPGPRPAPHTRRSAADPLDDLDPCAAAQAAGTENLIRCWAREADVSAPDDGVLHVPLPASGTALVVPVRYWSPTGAHRFGPPRLSGSPASAPPVDAVTLAALLVRETAGAPGPDGPDLVARVADSVRRTAVFLRDRAGSGERGGPDLFLAAEQALLLGHPLHPTPKSREGLTEDEARRYSPELRGSFPLHWLAVAPSVLGTDSAWTERGRPVTAPALTARLAADGPAAPEGYALLPLHPWQFRAVLHRPDVAALLDAGLVRDLGARGPAWHPTSSVRTVRRGGAPAMLKLSLGLHITNSRRENLRKELHRGVEVHRLLRRGLSRQWRSAHPDFDIVRDPAWLAVDGADGTPVRGLDVVVRHNPFRPSDDVCCVASLVAPRPHTRLAEVVTRLAGRTGRPRGAVAVEWFLRYLHHVVRPVLWLDARAGIALEAHQQNALVLLDADGWPAGGRYRDNQGYYFRESRRAELDARLPGIGEHSDTFVADAVADERFAYYLAVNNVFGLIGTFGSERLAPEGTLLAAFRRFLRELDSGPDPQGGPLPAHLLDSPVLRCKANLLTRLHGLDELVGPVDTQSVYVTIANPLHA from the coding sequence TTGCACACCGACCCCGCCCCCGAACCGGCCCTCGCGGCCCTCGAACCGGCCCCCGCGGCCACCTCCGCCCCCGGGACCCCCGCTGCTCCGGGGCCTGTTGCGGCTCCGGACGCCGCGCGCGACGCCGCCGCGGAGTCCGACGGGACTCCGGGCACCGCACCACGGCTTGCCCCGGCGCACGGCGTCCTCCCCGGGCCGCGGCCCGCGCCGCACACCCGCCGGTCCGCGGCCGACCCCCTGGACGACCTCGATCCCTGCGCCGCCGCCCAGGCCGCGGGCACGGAGAACCTGATCCGCTGCTGGGCCCGTGAGGCCGACGTGTCCGCCCCCGACGACGGTGTCCTCCACGTGCCGCTGCCGGCCTCCGGTACGGCGCTCGTCGTGCCCGTCCGCTACTGGTCCCCGACCGGAGCGCACCGCTTCGGCCCCCCGCGGCTTTCCGGCTCCCCCGCGTCGGCGCCGCCGGTGGACGCGGTCACACTCGCCGCGCTGCTCGTACGCGAGACGGCCGGTGCACCGGGGCCGGACGGTCCCGACCTCGTCGCGCGCGTGGCCGACTCCGTCCGCCGCACCGCCGTCTTCCTCCGGGACCGCGCCGGTTCAGGTGAACGCGGCGGACCCGACCTCTTCCTCGCCGCCGAACAGGCCCTGCTCCTCGGCCACCCGCTGCATCCCACCCCGAAGAGCAGGGAGGGCCTCACCGAGGACGAGGCACGCCGGTACTCACCGGAGCTGCGCGGCTCCTTCCCGCTGCACTGGCTGGCCGTCGCCCCCTCCGTGCTCGGCACCGACTCGGCCTGGACCGAGCGCGGCCGCCCGGTCACCGCGCCCGCGCTCACCGCGCGCCTCGCGGCGGACGGTCCGGCGGCACCCGAGGGGTACGCCCTCCTGCCTCTGCACCCCTGGCAGTTCCGCGCGGTGCTGCACCGGCCGGACGTCGCCGCCCTCCTGGACGCCGGGCTGGTCAGGGACCTCGGCGCCCGGGGCCCGGCATGGCATCCCACGTCCTCCGTGCGCACCGTCCGCCGTGGCGGCGCCCCCGCCATGCTCAAGCTCTCGCTGGGCCTGCACATCACCAACTCCCGCCGGGAGAACCTCCGCAAGGAGCTCCACCGCGGCGTCGAGGTGCACCGCCTGCTGCGCCGCGGCCTGTCCCGCCAGTGGCGGTCGGCCCACCCGGACTTCGACATCGTCCGCGACCCGGCCTGGCTGGCCGTCGACGGCGCCGACGGCACGCCCGTGCGCGGCCTCGACGTCGTCGTCCGGCACAACCCCTTCCGGCCCTCGGACGACGTCTGCTGCGTGGCCTCCCTCGTGGCGCCGCGGCCGCACACCCGGCTGGCCGAGGTGGTCACCCGGCTCGCCGGGCGGACCGGCCGCCCGCGCGGGGCGGTCGCCGTGGAGTGGTTCCTGCGCTACCTCCACCACGTCGTGCGCCCCGTCCTGTGGCTGGACGCCCGCGCGGGGATCGCCCTTGAGGCGCACCAGCAGAACGCGCTCGTCCTGCTGGACGCCGACGGCTGGCCCGCGGGCGGCCGCTACCGCGACAACCAGGGCTACTACTTCCGCGAGTCCCGGCGTGCGGAACTCGACGCCAGGCTCCCCGGGATCGGCGAACACAGCGACACGTTCGTGGCCGACGCCGTCGCCGACGAGCGCTTCGCCTACTACCTCGCCGTCAACAACGTGTTCGGTCTCATCGGCACCTTCGGCTCCGAGCGTCTCGCCCCGGAGGGCACGCTGCTGGCGGCCTTCCGCCGCTTCCTCCGTGAGCTGGACTCGGGCCCCGACCCCCAGGGCGGCCCGCTCCCCGCCCACCTGCTCGACTCACCCGTGCTGCGCTGCAAGGCGAACCTGCTGACCCGGCTGCACGGCCTCGACGAACTCGTCGGACCGGTGGACACCCAGTCCGTCTACGTCACCATCGCCAACCCCCTGCATGCCTGA